The following are encoded in a window of Telmatobacter sp. DSM 110680 genomic DNA:
- a CDS encoding prolipoprotein diacylglyceryl transferase family protein: protein MHPVLFHIGSLVIPSYGAIAAVGVLLALMLALHTARKLKLDPNKIWNLSILMLFTALLGSRLLLVIANWTVLRHHPLWLLSLAMIHHPLLAAIGSFIALAVATVYVRKNHLPSRVVADALAAPAALALGGEQVGALLAGSGYGAGAHVPWAIVYTDALADRWSGAPLGIPVHPVQAYVALCFFAITLGLILCLPRRRQNGDLAGLFLMATGVVLFITEFWRDPIGRGAMLGGFLKGPQAAAILLVLVGAFILWDSPSQQLGVSVPSIHPAPSAHSAIERPSHG from the coding sequence GTGCATCCCGTCCTCTTCCACATTGGTTCGCTCGTCATTCCTTCATACGGCGCAATCGCCGCGGTAGGAGTTCTGCTTGCACTTATGCTCGCGCTGCACACCGCGCGCAAGCTTAAGCTCGATCCCAACAAGATCTGGAATCTCTCCATCCTCATGCTCTTCACCGCGCTTCTCGGTTCGCGACTGCTTCTAGTCATCGCGAACTGGACGGTGCTACGCCACCATCCTCTCTGGCTGCTCAGTCTCGCGATGATTCATCATCCGCTGCTCGCCGCCATCGGCAGTTTCATCGCCCTGGCGGTTGCCACCGTTTACGTACGCAAAAATCATTTGCCATCTCGCGTCGTTGCCGATGCTCTCGCCGCCCCCGCGGCGCTGGCCCTCGGTGGGGAACAGGTGGGCGCTCTGCTTGCCGGTTCCGGTTATGGTGCCGGCGCGCACGTTCCATGGGCCATCGTCTACACTGACGCGCTCGCGGACAGATGGAGCGGTGCGCCACTCGGCATCCCCGTCCATCCAGTCCAGGCTTACGTCGCACTTTGTTTTTTTGCAATCACCCTTGGCCTCATTCTCTGCTTGCCGCGTCGCCGGCAAAATGGAGATCTCGCCGGCCTCTTCCTCATGGCAACCGGCGTGGTTTTATTCATCACCGAATTCTGGCGCGACCCCATCGGCCGTGGTGCGATGCTCGGCGGATTTCTGAAGGGCCCTCAGGCAGCCGCCATCCTCTTAGTGCTCGTTGGCGCATTCATTCTTTGGGATAGTCCTTCGCAACAGCTCGGGGTTTCCGTCCCATCCATCCATCCTGCACCTTCCGCCCATTCCGCAATCGAAAGGCCATCCCATGGCTGA
- a CDS encoding RluA family pseudouridine synthase: MAEPRTPAVPRTIAVPPEAAGQRLDAFIVTQLEGVSRSRVQLLLDQGDVSVNGAQAKASLKLRGSEQILITGEPHPAPLKATAQDIPLDVIFEDKHFAVVNKPAGMMVHAGAGETEDARNSNTLVNALLFRFKALSATGGDLRPGIVHRLDKDTSGLIVVAKNDAAHAALAELFSTRQISKTYVALVHGSVERKKGTINAPVSRDPVRRTRMTTRPADNARSAVSHYEVVRRLDTRFGKFTLVKVRIETGRTHQIRVHMASIGHPVVGDSLYGASSQLTDQVAAQAAPSRSARRNAEPQRLKLNRNFLHAAQLAFTHPITAKSLELLAPLPRELEDFLVSLEQGRTDSVNTSVT; this comes from the coding sequence ATGGCTGAGCCGCGCACGCCTGCAGTGCCGCGCACAATCGCAGTTCCACCTGAAGCCGCAGGCCAGCGTCTCGATGCCTTCATCGTCACGCAACTTGAAGGCGTCAGCCGTTCACGCGTCCAGTTGCTTCTCGATCAAGGGGACGTCTCCGTCAACGGCGCGCAAGCGAAAGCGTCTCTCAAACTTCGTGGCAGCGAGCAGATCCTCATCACTGGCGAACCCCATCCCGCGCCCCTGAAAGCCACGGCCCAAGACATTCCTCTCGACGTCATCTTCGAAGACAAACATTTCGCCGTGGTCAACAAGCCCGCCGGCATGATGGTGCACGCTGGCGCAGGTGAAACGGAAGATGCGCGCAACTCCAACACCCTCGTCAACGCACTCCTCTTCCGTTTCAAGGCGCTCTCTGCAACCGGCGGCGACCTTCGCCCCGGGATTGTGCATCGTCTCGACAAGGACACCAGCGGCCTCATCGTCGTTGCCAAAAATGACGCGGCCCATGCCGCGCTAGCCGAACTCTTTTCCACGCGTCAAATCAGCAAGACCTATGTCGCACTGGTGCACGGCTCCGTCGAAAGAAAGAAGGGAACTATCAATGCTCCCGTCAGCCGCGATCCTGTGCGCCGCACCCGCATGACCACGCGCCCCGCCGACAACGCCCGTTCCGCAGTCTCCCACTATGAGGTGGTCCGCCGCCTCGACACCCGGTTCGGCAAGTTCACGCTGGTAAAGGTCCGCATCGAAACCGGCCGCACTCATCAGATTCGAGTTCACATGGCGTCCATCGGCCATCCTGTCGTCGGCGACTCGCTTTACGGCGCTTCGTCGCAACTTACTGATCAAGTCGCCGCACAAGCCGCTCCCTCCCGTTCCGCGCGCCGTAACGCCGAACCGCAACGCCTCAAGCTCAACCGCAACTTCCTCCACGCTGCTCAACTCGCCTTCACGCATCCCATCACCGCCAAATCACTGGAGTTGCTAGCCCCCCTCCCTCGCGAGCTTGAAGATTTCCTGGTCAGCCTCGAACAAGGTCGAACAGACTCCGTCAATACCTCCGTAACGTGA
- a CDS encoding VWA domain-containing protein, whose translation MSTRFSGLVLAVAVCVCTLPAQQPAQTPPPQPSTVPTAQAPAQPPAAQAPASQAPAGQQPAAPVAQDQDIGPTLKLGVNEVNLIFTVTDKKGHYIPNLKQSDFALLDDQKAPAKITSFRQQINLPLRVGIVIDASTSIRSRFQFEQQSATEFLLQILKAKSDRAFVMGFDVTPTVTADWSNNIDALENGVNRLRPGGGTAMFDAVYTACRDKLLDARGQEPVRHAMVLISDGDDNQSRVHLDEAIKMCQRAETIVYAISTNWTPSRGKGDQVLTQLSSDTGGQVFFPPSVEEMSNSFKSIEEELRSQYALTYTPADFKTNGAFRPIYLYCNDRRYIARAKKGYFAPKD comes from the coding sequence ATGAGCACAAGATTTTCAGGCCTGGTTCTTGCCGTGGCAGTGTGTGTCTGCACATTGCCGGCGCAGCAGCCTGCGCAGACCCCGCCGCCGCAACCCTCGACAGTGCCCACAGCCCAGGCGCCCGCGCAACCTCCGGCCGCACAGGCGCCTGCGTCTCAAGCCCCGGCGGGTCAGCAACCGGCTGCCCCAGTTGCGCAGGACCAGGACATCGGCCCTACCCTCAAACTCGGCGTAAACGAAGTCAACTTGATCTTCACCGTCACTGACAAGAAGGGCCACTACATTCCCAACTTGAAGCAAAGCGACTTCGCCTTGCTCGACGATCAAAAAGCGCCTGCAAAAATCACTTCCTTCCGTCAGCAGATCAACCTTCCTCTCCGCGTAGGCATCGTCATCGACGCCAGCACCTCCATCCGTTCGCGCTTTCAGTTTGAACAACAGTCGGCGACGGAGTTCCTGCTGCAGATACTCAAGGCCAAGAGTGACCGCGCCTTTGTCATGGGGTTTGACGTGACGCCGACCGTAACTGCCGATTGGAGCAATAACATTGATGCCCTCGAGAATGGCGTCAATCGTCTTCGCCCCGGCGGCGGCACCGCGATGTTCGATGCCGTCTACACTGCATGCCGCGACAAACTCCTCGATGCCCGCGGCCAGGAACCCGTCCGCCACGCCATGGTCCTCATCTCCGACGGCGATGACAACCAGAGCCGCGTTCACCTCGACGAGGCCATCAAGATGTGTCAGCGCGCCGAAACCATTGTTTATGCCATCAGCACCAACTGGACCCCAAGTCGCGGCAAGGGTGATCAGGTCCTTACGCAACTGTCCAGCGACACTGGCGGACAGGTCTTCTTCCCGCCCTCAGTTGAAGAAATGTCCAACAGCTTCAAAAGCATTGAAGAAGAATTGCGCAGTCAGTACGCGCTGACCTACACGCCTGCGGACTTCAAGACCAACGGGGCCTTCCGGCCGATCTATCTCTACTGCAATGACCGCCGCTACATCGCCCGTGCCAAGAAGGGCTACTTCGCTCCGAAGGACTAG
- the ligA gene encoding NAD-dependent DNA ligase LigA, with the protein MSETSKAQAEKRIEELRTELRRHEHLYYVMDAPVISDQEYDTLMNELKKLEMEHPELLTEDSPTQRVGGKPAEGFQKVRHSRPMLSLDNAYSEEELRDWDRRVRELAGSLPVEYTAELKLDGLSLALHYEAGPHGSARLVRGLTRGDGQIGEEVTTNVRTIRSVPLSISAEHLKKAGVPQEFEVRGETVMPQKAFEKMNKDREAEGLAPAVNPRNAAAGTLRTKEPSVVAQRRLDVYAYFLLTQGEYVAIGQEQTLDALTALGFRVNPHRGRMHTVEEMMQYIESAGKRRATLGYDIDGVVFKVNAQATRQRLGYTGRAPRWALAYKFSAEQAITQMYDIMISVGRSGKLTPTAMLNTVFVGGANVSRATLHNADWIERMGLKIGDWVKVERGGDVIPKVAEIVEDAEHPRGDRTFVYPKVCPICGSAAVREEGEADYRCVNVDCPALLQGAVENWGSRGVMNIEGLGEASVYALTTQGVVKSVADLYALNEEKLAALTEEVERNGVKKRQRVFGPVEIKKLLKQIENSKHAGLARVLMGMSIRFVGERTADVLAQEFGSMDDLMNASAEELERAEEVGPRISRAIIDFFARPANRELIEHLKRAGVKMTAEKKQRTTQLAGMTLVLTGTLPNLSREEAKARIESAGGKVSGSVSKKTSYVIAGEEAGSKLDKAQELKVPILDEAELLKLLEKEVQGPETGD; encoded by the coding sequence ATGAGTGAGACGAGCAAAGCACAGGCGGAGAAGCGCATCGAGGAGTTGCGCACGGAACTCAGGCGGCATGAGCACCTCTACTACGTGATGGATGCGCCGGTTATCAGCGACCAGGAATACGACACGCTGATGAATGAGCTGAAAAAGCTGGAGATGGAGCATCCGGAGTTACTGACCGAGGATTCGCCCACGCAGCGCGTTGGCGGGAAGCCGGCGGAGGGGTTCCAGAAGGTGCGGCACTCGCGGCCGATGTTGAGCCTGGACAATGCTTACAGCGAAGAGGAATTGCGCGACTGGGATCGGCGTGTGCGCGAGTTGGCGGGAAGTTTGCCGGTGGAGTACACGGCGGAGCTGAAGCTTGATGGACTTAGCCTGGCATTGCATTACGAGGCTGGTCCTCATGGCAGCGCACGGCTGGTACGCGGATTGACGCGCGGGGATGGGCAGATCGGTGAGGAAGTCACGACCAACGTGCGGACGATTCGGAGCGTGCCGCTGAGCATTTCGGCAGAGCATTTGAAGAAAGCTGGGGTTCCGCAAGAATTTGAAGTACGCGGCGAGACGGTGATGCCGCAGAAGGCCTTCGAAAAGATGAACAAGGACCGCGAGGCGGAGGGATTGGCGCCCGCGGTAAATCCTCGCAATGCCGCAGCGGGCACACTGCGCACGAAAGAGCCCAGCGTGGTGGCGCAACGACGGCTGGATGTTTATGCCTACTTTCTGCTGACGCAGGGCGAGTACGTGGCGATTGGGCAAGAGCAGACGCTGGATGCGTTGACGGCGCTGGGATTTCGCGTGAATCCGCATCGCGGACGGATGCACACGGTGGAAGAGATGATGCAATACATCGAATCGGCCGGAAAGCGCAGAGCGACGCTGGGCTACGACATCGATGGCGTCGTCTTCAAAGTCAATGCGCAGGCTACACGGCAGAGACTTGGATACACGGGACGCGCGCCACGATGGGCGCTGGCTTACAAGTTTTCGGCAGAGCAGGCCATTACACAGATGTACGACATCATGATCAGCGTGGGACGCAGTGGCAAGCTGACGCCTACAGCGATGCTGAACACAGTATTTGTGGGCGGGGCGAATGTAAGCCGTGCGACGCTGCACAATGCCGACTGGATCGAGCGCATGGGGTTGAAGATCGGCGACTGGGTCAAGGTTGAGCGCGGGGGTGATGTCATCCCCAAAGTGGCGGAGATCGTGGAGGACGCCGAACATCCGCGTGGCGACAGGACTTTCGTTTATCCGAAGGTCTGCCCTATTTGCGGAAGCGCTGCAGTTCGCGAGGAGGGAGAGGCAGACTACCGGTGCGTAAATGTGGACTGTCCGGCGCTGCTGCAGGGAGCGGTGGAGAACTGGGGCAGTCGTGGCGTAATGAACATCGAAGGACTGGGCGAGGCTTCGGTGTACGCGTTGACGACCCAGGGGGTGGTGAAAAGCGTTGCCGATCTCTACGCGTTGAACGAAGAGAAGCTGGCGGCGCTCACCGAAGAAGTTGAACGCAATGGCGTGAAGAAACGGCAACGCGTTTTCGGGCCAGTGGAGATCAAAAAACTCCTGAAGCAGATTGAAAACTCGAAGCACGCGGGACTGGCGCGGGTTTTGATGGGGATGAGCATCCGCTTTGTCGGTGAACGTACGGCAGATGTGCTGGCGCAGGAATTTGGATCGATGGACGACCTCATGAATGCGAGCGCTGAAGAACTGGAACGTGCCGAGGAAGTCGGACCACGGATTTCCCGGGCAATTATCGATTTCTTTGCGCGGCCTGCGAATCGTGAGTTGATTGAACACCTGAAGCGCGCCGGCGTGAAGATGACGGCGGAGAAAAAGCAGCGCACGACACAACTCGCAGGGATGACGCTCGTCCTGACGGGAACATTGCCGAACCTTTCGAGGGAGGAAGCAAAAGCCAGGATTGAGTCTGCAGGTGGAAAGGTGTCCGGTTCCGTCAGCAAAAAAACGAGCTACGTGATTGCAGGTGAAGAGGCGGGATCAAAGCTGGACAAGGCTCAGGAGTTGAAGGTGCCGATTCTCGATGAGGCAGAGTTATTGAAGTTGCTGGAAAAAGAAGTTCAGGGACCAGAGACTGGGGACTAG
- a CDS encoding metal-dependent hydrolase, with the protein MEPITHFLTGACIGRAGLNRKTAYATLAAVLAAEAADLDIVWGFAGPVEGLKHHRGITHTFIAVPVVAAAAVGATWLYHRWIENRRAKKAITAAPIEPGAPIRSKPQPVRWLWVYLSAFISALSHILLDWTNNYGVRPFFPFNPRWYAGSFVFIAEPALWILLLAALIIPGFLGLADREISSRRVPFRGRNWAIFALVGMFLVWCLRYAEHAQAEGLILNNPITTVAPVRVAAEPYPWNPFRWHVIVETPSFYQFAEVDTKSGNVDSDPQTDQLFKPPDTPAVEAAKQTQLGKVYLDWGLWPVVQDIGQVQVIGIDPPQLPPGRTWTTVEFTDLRFGYDFRGSGNAHPPAGLGGAVYIIDNHEEAGEEMGGKEQK; encoded by the coding sequence ATGGAACCCATCACGCACTTCTTAACCGGCGCATGCATTGGCCGCGCCGGTCTCAATCGCAAAACCGCCTACGCCACGCTGGCTGCCGTGCTCGCCGCCGAAGCCGCCGACCTCGACATCGTCTGGGGATTCGCCGGCCCCGTCGAAGGCCTCAAGCACCATCGCGGCATCACCCACACCTTTATCGCCGTGCCCGTTGTCGCCGCTGCCGCCGTCGGCGCGACCTGGCTCTATCACCGTTGGATCGAAAATCGTCGCGCCAAGAAAGCTATCACTGCCGCCCCCATTGAACCCGGCGCCCCCATCCGATCCAAACCGCAGCCCGTTCGCTGGCTGTGGGTCTATCTCTCCGCTTTCATCTCCGCACTAAGTCACATCCTGCTTGATTGGACCAACAACTACGGCGTCCGTCCGTTCTTCCCGTTCAATCCCCGCTGGTATGCCGGTAGCTTTGTCTTCATCGCCGAGCCCGCTCTTTGGATCCTGCTGCTCGCCGCGCTCATCATTCCCGGATTTCTCGGACTCGCCGATCGCGAAATCAGTTCCCGCCGCGTACCCTTCCGCGGCCGCAACTGGGCCATCTTCGCCCTCGTCGGAATGTTCCTTGTCTGGTGCTTGCGCTACGCCGAGCACGCCCAGGCCGAAGGCCTCATTCTTAACAATCCCATCACCACCGTTGCCCCCGTTCGCGTCGCCGCCGAGCCCTATCCCTGGAATCCGTTTCGCTGGCATGTGATCGTCGAAACCCCGAGCTTCTATCAATTCGCTGAAGTCGACACAAAATCTGGCAACGTGGATAGCGACCCGCAGACCGACCAGCTCTTCAAGCCTCCCGACACACCCGCAGTCGAAGCCGCCAAGCAGACTCAGCTAGGCAAGGTCTATCTCGATTGGGGTCTCTGGCCCGTCGTGCAGGATATTGGACAAGTGCAGGTCATCGGAATCGATCCGCCGCAATTACCTCCCGGCCGCACCTGGACAACCGTCGAGTTCACCGATCTGCGTTTCGGGTACGATTTCCGCGGCTCCGGCAACGCGCATCCACCCGCCGGCCTGGGCGGCGCCGTCTACATCATTGATAACCACGAAGAAGCCGGAGAAGAGATGGGCGGCAAAGAACAAAAATAA
- a CDS encoding DUF6580 family putative transport protein, which produces MPAYLLLVLAILTRVVPHHGWLNFTAVGGALLYFGARRPRREMLAPMAALMVTDYCLTVFAYHYSFEWKFYVTTWAWYLAVMALGYILLKSKTTWLRAGAAAILGPTSFWLISNYSVWVGGTMYPRTLGGLATCYAAAIPFYRNDLVATAIVVGVAFGVPVLVRKLGPERDTNALAVR; this is translated from the coding sequence ATGCCCGCTTATCTGCTGCTGGTTCTTGCCATTCTCACACGCGTAGTCCCTCACCACGGCTGGCTGAACTTCACCGCCGTCGGTGGCGCGCTGCTCTACTTCGGCGCCCGGCGTCCGCGGCGCGAGATGCTGGCCCCCATGGCCGCCCTCATGGTCACCGACTATTGCCTAACCGTATTCGCCTACCACTACAGCTTCGAGTGGAAGTTTTACGTCACCACCTGGGCCTGGTATCTCGCTGTTATGGCTCTGGGATACATCCTGCTCAAGTCAAAGACCACTTGGCTTCGCGCCGGCGCTGCCGCCATCCTCGGACCAACATCTTTCTGGCTCATCTCCAACTACTCGGTTTGGGTCGGTGGCACGATGTATCCGCGTACCCTTGGCGGACTCGCTACCTGCTACGCGGCAGCAATCCCGTTCTATCGCAACGACCTGGTGGCGACAGCGATCGTAGTCGGCGTTGCCTTCGGCGTCCCCGTGCTGGTCCGCAAACTGGGCCCGGAGCGCGATACGAACGCCCTCGCCGTTCGCTAG
- a CDS encoding VTT domain-containing protein has product MKHIFQAFWLKWKLVILPILIKWGILGAGAVALLDSSTIPVPMDALIAVWVWKDQGHFWAYCLMAAAGSAVGGLLPYALGRAGGELFILKRVNRAHYERMKLRFEKQEFLAMAIPSALPPPTPWKAFVFAAGVFEMRVLPFMLAVFTGRLVRWLILSALVIKLGPGAVGIVEHHALTVLLMVLGLAAVGFGIWWMRKRRTGESRLDA; this is encoded by the coding sequence TTGAAGCACATTTTTCAGGCTTTTTGGCTCAAATGGAAGCTGGTCATTCTTCCCATTCTGATCAAGTGGGGGATTCTGGGAGCAGGAGCGGTGGCGCTGCTGGATTCCTCAACGATTCCGGTGCCGATGGACGCACTGATTGCGGTGTGGGTATGGAAAGATCAGGGTCACTTCTGGGCTTACTGCCTGATGGCGGCGGCGGGCTCAGCCGTGGGCGGACTGCTGCCCTATGCACTTGGCCGTGCCGGTGGCGAGCTTTTCATCCTGAAGCGAGTGAACCGGGCGCACTACGAGCGCATGAAGCTGCGGTTTGAGAAACAAGAGTTTCTGGCAATGGCGATTCCATCTGCCTTGCCGCCTCCGACGCCGTGGAAGGCATTCGTCTTTGCCGCTGGAGTGTTCGAGATGCGGGTGCTGCCTTTCATGCTGGCAGTATTCACGGGAAGGCTGGTGCGCTGGCTGATTCTGTCTGCGTTGGTGATCAAGCTGGGGCCCGGCGCGGTGGGGATTGTGGAGCACCATGCGCTGACGGTGCTGCTGATGGTGCTGGGTCTGGCGGCGGTTGGGTTTGGGATCTGGTGGATGCGGAAGCGGCGGACTGGGGAGAGCCGGCTGGACGCGTAA
- a CDS encoding energy transducer TonB produces the protein MPTSEAKPSAHEPQQPAESRPKRASTGPLNLTAPEDDLPLSEDSRYVAEGLSETDNSIEKPRIGRGAATSRWVDYDTHELLNMISELEDERRWARLREGIWIALLIHILLISAITWIPRYIFHVTPVIDPFDAIKQRKDLTYLDLPPDVLKKFAPKVDVKPLPERQPRVDKKTLEALNKPAPPVPQPEPQPTTPPSQPALTSPVPKVEPAPQPSEAPRPQAVPARPSFAMGSTNPADQLRDAMRGARSGPGATGNPGSGGALPMHPGAGSGGVQVLSDTQGVDFSSWLLRWHRETERTWDPLIPDEVNPPILKKGAVVIRFKVLPNGRLMEGSMVLEGRSGDTGLDRAAWGALTGSNYAPLPRDFHGPYLELRAIFLYNMDAPH, from the coding sequence ATGCCGACCAGTGAAGCCAAACCCTCCGCGCACGAGCCTCAGCAGCCCGCGGAATCGAGACCGAAGAGGGCCAGCACCGGCCCCCTGAACCTGACCGCACCTGAGGACGATCTTCCCTTGAGCGAAGATAGCCGTTATGTGGCTGAAGGGCTGTCCGAGACAGACAACAGTATTGAAAAGCCGCGAATTGGTCGCGGCGCCGCCACCTCGCGCTGGGTAGATTACGATACACACGAACTGCTGAACATGATCAGCGAGCTCGAAGATGAGCGCCGCTGGGCACGCCTGCGCGAGGGCATCTGGATCGCGCTCCTCATCCACATCCTTCTCATCTCCGCGATCACCTGGATCCCTCGCTATATCTTTCACGTAACCCCGGTGATTGACCCATTCGACGCTATTAAGCAGCGCAAAGACCTGACCTATCTCGATCTGCCTCCAGACGTCTTGAAGAAATTCGCGCCCAAGGTCGATGTCAAACCATTGCCGGAACGACAACCGCGCGTCGACAAAAAGACCTTGGAGGCACTCAACAAGCCTGCGCCTCCGGTGCCTCAGCCCGAACCGCAGCCCACCACTCCCCCTTCTCAGCCAGCTTTGACGTCGCCGGTTCCCAAGGTAGAGCCGGCTCCCCAGCCCAGCGAGGCTCCCCGCCCTCAAGCGGTTCCAGCACGTCCTAGTTTCGCCATGGGCTCCACTAATCCCGCCGATCAGTTACGCGACGCCATGCGCGGAGCGCGCAGCGGACCGGGTGCAACCGGCAATCCCGGCAGTGGAGGCGCGCTACCCATGCATCCTGGCGCAGGCTCCGGCGGCGTTCAGGTTCTCAGCGATACCCAAGGCGTGGACTTCAGTTCCTGGCTGCTTCGCTGGCATCGTGAGACCGAGCGTACCTGGGATCCTCTTATTCCTGACGAAGTGAACCCGCCCATCCTCAAAAAGGGTGCGGTCGTCATCCGCTTCAAAGTGCTGCCCAACGGTCGTCTTATGGAGGGCAGCATGGTGCTGGAAGGCCGCTCCGGCGACACTGGGCTCGATCGGGCCGCATGGGGAGCCCTGACAGGTTCGAACTACGCACCGCTTCCCAGGGACTTTCATGGCCCTTATCTGGAGCTAAGGGCGATTTTCCTCTACAACATGGACGCGCCCCACTAA
- a CDS encoding chloride channel protein has product MANERQRLLAVTILAGGLCGLAAVAFHLSIGWLEALLINRANHAPGHWWIVLTILSPAIGGLIVGLGLTFWAPAAAGSGIPQVKVAFAMRSGLVSLRETVGKFVLCAFQIGSGASLGLEGPTVQICAGVSSLMARAARLSPQNCRRMASVGMAAGIAAAFNAPIAAITFTLEELIGDLDQTMLSGVIVAAALAAVVEHSILGSTPVFHMPRSYTLGAASSLVWYSLLGVLAGVVSITFTDSLLRLRALFKRWTAVPKWIHPAIGGMATGALAVLGFYWFHLNGIAGDPYKTLELALTGTMPVVFMVLFCLLKLAATVCSYSSGGSGGIFAPSLFMGAMLGGAVGYIDVMVFHHPADAIGAFAVVGMGAVFAGIVRAPMTSILIVFEMTGGYGLVLPLMIANMTAFVLARYWRPIPVYEALLLQDGIELPHGSRPLDPPRAASFDADVPTMDATA; this is encoded by the coding sequence ATGGCCAACGAACGGCAGCGGTTGCTCGCTGTCACAATTCTGGCTGGCGGTCTATGCGGGCTGGCGGCGGTGGCATTTCATCTATCGATCGGATGGCTTGAAGCGCTGCTGATCAATCGCGCCAACCATGCGCCTGGGCATTGGTGGATTGTATTGACCATTCTGTCTCCGGCTATCGGCGGACTGATTGTCGGCCTCGGGTTGACCTTCTGGGCTCCGGCGGCTGCGGGGTCTGGCATTCCCCAGGTAAAGGTTGCATTTGCAATGCGCTCCGGACTGGTATCGTTGCGCGAAACGGTCGGGAAATTTGTGCTTTGCGCGTTTCAAATCGGCTCCGGTGCCTCGCTGGGCCTTGAAGGACCAACCGTTCAGATCTGTGCGGGAGTGAGCAGCCTGATGGCGCGGGCGGCTCGCCTGAGCCCGCAGAATTGCAGGCGCATGGCATCGGTGGGGATGGCGGCGGGAATTGCCGCCGCATTCAATGCGCCGATCGCCGCCATCACGTTCACGCTTGAAGAATTAATCGGTGACCTTGATCAGACGATGCTGTCGGGGGTGATTGTTGCAGCCGCATTGGCTGCAGTGGTGGAGCATTCAATCCTCGGCTCAACTCCCGTCTTTCACATGCCGCGAAGTTACACCCTTGGTGCGGCATCGTCGCTGGTTTGGTACTCGTTGCTGGGTGTTCTCGCTGGAGTCGTTTCTATCACGTTCACTGATTCGCTTCTTCGCCTGCGCGCGCTCTTCAAGCGGTGGACTGCAGTGCCAAAGTGGATTCATCCAGCCATCGGCGGTATGGCCACAGGAGCGCTCGCGGTTCTGGGGTTTTACTGGTTTCACCTCAATGGAATCGCTGGAGATCCATATAAGACGCTGGAACTCGCGCTTACAGGGACCATGCCGGTGGTGTTCATGGTGTTGTTTTGTCTGTTGAAACTGGCGGCTACGGTCTGTTCCTACTCGAGCGGTGGATCGGGCGGCATCTTTGCGCCGTCGTTGTTCATGGGCGCCATGCTGGGTGGTGCTGTTGGTTACATCGACGTGATGGTATTTCACCACCCGGCGGATGCCATTGGCGCGTTTGCGGTGGTCGGGATGGGGGCAGTGTTCGCAGGTATCGTCCGGGCACCGATGACGTCGATTCTTATCGTCTTCGAGATGACGGGCGGTTATGGGCTGGTGCTACCGCTCATGATTGCCAATATGACGGCGTTTGTCCTGGCGCGTTATTGGCGTCCGATTCCCGTGTACGAGGCGCTTCTACTGCAAGACGGGATTGAATTGCCGCATGGTTCGAGACCCCTCGACCCCCCGCGGGCAGCCAGCTTTGACGCAGATGTCCCGACGATGGACGCTACGGCCTGA